From the Myripristis murdjan chromosome 14, fMyrMur1.1, whole genome shotgun sequence genome, one window contains:
- the tmem218 gene encoding transmembrane protein 218, translating into MASTVLGVGTGVFLVSLVWILALLLGMMLLRASGSAKLGVVPVLLLALIVTLALVFFPRSSETTSPFKEIEIVDRFFIGRYVLLSVVSAVFLVALFMLVPHHFLEPVYAKPLRKH; encoded by the exons ATGGCTAGCACCGTGCTGGGCGTCGGTACCGGCGTCTTCCTCGTCAGTCTTGTCTGGATTTTGGCTCTCCTGTTGGGGATGATGCTCTTGAGAGCATCTGGGTCGGCAAA GCTAGGTGTGGTTCCAGTATTGCTCCTGGCCCTGATCGTCACTCTGGCACTGGTGTTTTTCCCTCGCAGCTCAGAGACCACATCCCCTTTCAAAGAGATAGAG ATAGTGGACAGATTCTTCATTGGCCGTTACGTGCTGCTGTCAGTGGTGAGTGCAGTCTTTCTGGTGGCACTTTTCATGCTGGTACCCCATCATTTCCTGGAGCCGGTTTATGCCAAGCCCTTAAGAAAACACTAG